The Kwoniella shandongensis chromosome 11, complete sequence genome has a segment encoding these proteins:
- a CDS encoding 60S ribosomal protein uL4, protein MAARPTVTVWSATGESSGSLPLPAVFTAPIRLDVVQQVHKSMAKNRRQAYAVAENAGHQTSAESWGTGRAVARIPRVGGGGTQRSGQAAFGNMCRGGRMFAPTKTWRKWHVKVNQNQKRYAVASALAASALPSLVLARGHRIEQIQEVPLVISSSVESTTKTKAAVDLLKAVAAYADVAKVSNSRKLRAGKGKLRNRRHRQRRGPLVVYAKDEGIVRAFKNVPGVETSPVESLNLLQLAPGGHVGRFVIWTEGAIAALDSVYEKKSGFNLPIAKIATSDVTRLINSDEIQSVVRPAGQNVQKRPFTQKKNPLRNKAILFRLNPYAKTLRRQELLRTERKSKGSVKKSVPGAAGKEFLSILHAA, encoded by the exons ATGGCCGCTCGTCCTACCGTCACCGTCTGGTCCGCTACCGGCGAGTCTTCCGgctccctccccctccccgCTGTCTTCACAGCTCCCATCAGGCTCGACGTTGTCCAGCAGGTTCACA AGTCTATGGCCAAGAACCGTCGACAGGCTTACGCCGTTGCTGAGAACGCTGGTCACCAAACCTCTGCCGAGTCTTGGGGTACTGGTCGTGCCGTCGCTCGTATCCCCCGtgttggcggtggtggtaccCAGCGATCCGGTCAGGCTGCTTTCGGTAACATGTGCCGAGGTGGTCGAATGTTCGCTCCCACCAAGACCTGGAGGAAGTGGCACGTCAAGGTCAACCAGAACCAAAAGCGATACGCCGTTGCTTCTGCTCTTGCCGCCTCtgctctcccttcccttgtccTCGCCCGTGGACACAGGATCGAGCAGATCCAGGAGGTTCCCCTCgtcatctcttcttccgtcgagtccaccaccaagaccaaggcTGCCGTCGACCTCCTCAAGGCCGTCGCCGCTTACGCCGATGTCGCCAAGGTTTCCAACAGCCGAAAGCTCCGTGCTGGTAAGGGAAAGTTGAGGAACAGGCGACACAGGCAGCGACGAGGTCCCCTCGTCGTCTACGCCAAGGACGAAGGTATCGTTCGAGCCTTCAAGAACGTCCCCGGTGTCGAGACCTCCCCCGTTGAgtccctcaacctcctccagctcgcTCCCGGTGGTCACGTCGGTCGATTCGTCATCTGGACCGAGGGTGCCATTGCCGCTCTTGACTCTGTCTACGAGAAGAAGTCTGgcttcaa CCTCCCCATTGCCAAGATCGCCACCTCCGACGTCACCCGACTCATCAACTCTGACGAGATCCAGTCCGTTGTCCGACCCGCCGGCCAGAACGTCCAGAAGC GACCCTTCACCCAGAAGAAGAACCCTCTCCGAAACAAGGCTATCCTCTTCCGACTCAACCCTTACGCCAAGACCCTCCGACGACAGGAGCTCCTCCGAACCGAGCGAAAGTCCAAGGGTTCCGTCAAGAAGTCCGTCCCCGGTGCCGCCGGCAAGGAGTTCTTGTCCATCCTCCACGCTGCTTAA